A single genomic interval of Ruminococcus sp. NK3A76 harbors:
- the hypF gene encoding carbamoyltransferase HypF encodes MITVNIHVYGIVQGVGFRPFTSVTAERFGIKGTVANKGSYVDIYAQGEREDIELFEQEIRYRPPERAVILGLDSVELDGYTGRFETFEIIESEKEYGDIFISPDIATCDKCREELFDKNNRRYLHPFINCTQCGPRLTILDSMPYDRVRTSMKKFPMCPECENEYTSPTSRRYDAQPVCCNDCGPEVYIIGEDTKGLDAITKVRRAIMQGGIAAIKGIGGFHLCCDAKNRDAVMRLRELKRRPMKPFAVMMKDIDTARRECIIQQGQEEYLTGWQKPIMLLEKREKQTITDMIAPDNLTVGVMLPYAPVQMLLFELPDGVEMTDCLVMTSGNARGAPICCTDEDAVKEIGGFCDMILSHNRDILIRADDSVTDWLYGRPYMIRRSRGFAPLPFMLKGTEGRQAAAIGGELKNSFCIARGGMLYLSPYIGDMADVRTVKALEGSLGRMTEMLEANPQTVVCDKHPMYNTVTFAEEYAGKNDLPLVKIQHHYAHILSCMAENNYSDKVIGLSLDGTGYGDDKTIWGGELLVCDFHGFERAGSITPFIQTGGDLSAKEGWRIAAALVRDSFENGSDVCSRLGICTPQEYNMLAMMSSKGLNSVKSTSCGRLFDAVSAILGIRRSSTYEGDASTALMYHAQLFERKNNGGFTPGYDGRLVCNEGGYITLETTSLAEYICSQRIAGEDTDRLAYEFHFVLAKMLIEACDILREQTGINTAALSGGVFQNRLLTVLTNEGLKGKGFEVLLHSLVPPNDGGIALGQAAFGVMDRNKITVQKNIHLI; translated from the coding sequence ATGATAACAGTTAATATACACGTTTACGGCATAGTGCAGGGGGTGGGCTTTCGCCCCTTCACATCAGTCACGGCGGAGCGCTTTGGCATAAAGGGCACTGTCGCCAACAAGGGCTCGTATGTCGATATCTATGCACAGGGTGAAAGAGAGGATATCGAGCTCTTTGAGCAGGAGATAAGATACCGCCCCCCTGAGCGTGCGGTGATACTCGGGCTCGACAGTGTAGAGCTTGACGGATACACCGGCCGCTTTGAGACTTTTGAGATAATCGAGAGCGAGAAGGAATACGGCGATATCTTCATCTCTCCTGACATTGCCACCTGCGATAAATGCCGTGAGGAATTGTTTGACAAAAACAACAGGCGCTATCTGCACCCGTTCATAAACTGCACCCAGTGCGGGCCAAGGCTGACGATACTTGATTCGATGCCGTATGACAGGGTGCGCACGAGCATGAAGAAATTCCCGATGTGTCCTGAGTGCGAGAACGAATACACATCGCCCACCTCACGCCGCTATGATGCACAGCCTGTCTGCTGCAACGACTGCGGCCCGGAGGTCTACATCATCGGCGAGGACACCAAGGGGCTCGATGCGATAACAAAGGTGCGCCGTGCGATAATGCAGGGCGGTATCGCTGCGATAAAGGGCATAGGCGGTTTTCACCTTTGCTGCGATGCAAAGAACCGTGATGCAGTGATGCGGCTGCGTGAGCTTAAACGCAGACCTATGAAGCCCTTTGCCGTGATGATGAAGGATATCGACACCGCAAGGCGTGAATGTATCATACAGCAGGGGCAGGAGGAATACCTCACAGGCTGGCAGAAGCCTATCATGCTCCTTGAAAAAAGAGAAAAACAGACGATAACTGATATGATAGCCCCTGACAACCTCACAGTGGGTGTCATGCTGCCGTATGCGCCTGTGCAGATGCTGCTTTTTGAACTGCCTGACGGGGTGGAAATGACAGACTGTCTTGTAATGACCAGCGGCAATGCAAGGGGCGCACCTATCTGCTGCACCGACGAAGATGCAGTAAAGGAGATAGGCGGCTTCTGCGATATGATACTGTCGCACAACAGGGATATACTTATCCGTGCAGACGACAGCGTGACCGACTGGCTTTACGGCAGGCCGTATATGATAAGGCGCTCAAGGGGCTTTGCACCGCTGCCGTTCATGCTAAAAGGCACAGAAGGCAGGCAGGCGGCTGCTATCGGCGGCGAGCTCAAAAACAGCTTCTGCATAGCAAGGGGCGGTATGCTTTATCTCTCGCCGTATATAGGTGATATGGCAGATGTCAGGACTGTGAAGGCTCTTGAAGGGTCGCTCGGGCGTATGACAGAGATGCTCGAAGCAAATCCGCAGACCGTTGTGTGCGACAAGCACCCGATGTACAACACTGTGACATTCGCAGAGGAATATGCCGGCAAAAACGATCTGCCGCTTGTAAAGATACAGCATCATTATGCACACATTCTCTCCTGCATGGCAGAGAACAACTACAGCGACAAGGTAATAGGCCTTTCACTCGACGGCACAGGCTACGGTGATGACAAAACGATATGGGGCGGCGAGCTGCTCGTCTGCGACTTTCACGGATTTGAAAGAGCCGGCAGCATAACGCCGTTTATTCAGACGGGCGGCGACCTCTCGGCAAAAGAGGGCTGGCGAATAGCCGCAGCACTTGTGCGTGACAGCTTTGAAAACGGCAGCGATGTGTGCAGCCGGCTCGGCATCTGCACCCCTCAGGAATACAATATGCTCGCTATGATGTCATCAAAGGGGCTCAACAGTGTTAAAAGCACCAGCTGCGGCAGATTGTTTGATGCGGTGTCGGCGATACTCGGCATAAGGCGTTCATCGACCTATGAGGGCGATGCATCGACAGCGCTGATGTATCACGCACAGCTTTTTGAAAGAAAGAATAACGGCGGCTTCACACCGGGCTATGACGGCAGGCTCGTTTGCAATGAGGGCGGATACATCACCCTTGAAACGACCTCGCTTGCAGAATACATCTGCTCGCAGAGAATAGCCGGCGAGGATACTGACAGGCTCGCTTATGAGTTCCATTTTGTTCTTGCAAAGATGCTCATAGAGGCTTGCGATATACTCAGGGAGCAGACAGGCATAAACACGGCAGCATTAAGCGGCGGCGTGTTCCAGAACAGGCTGCTCACGGTGCTGACAAATGAAGGACTTAAAGGTAAAGGCTTTGAAGTGCTGCTTCACAGTCTTGTGCCCCCGAATGACGGAGGTATTGCTCTTGGGCAGGCTGCATTCGGTGTGATGGATCGAAACAAAATAACTGTACAAAAAAATATACATTTAATCTAA
- a CDS encoding DUF5680 domain-containing protein has translation MSASKDTVEFLIRAKRATYAGKGSETTPSRTASHDLVYREGDMMYYDTYLGGECFAGEEALWKAGVPFWSMNYIGRVLSDDFSGDFLKQALLNVPSDMPYRGPQSFSEGDHTYSCEVTGDFEWFQGKEFICYKNEKIYECVFHGGLIR, from the coding sequence ATGAGTGCAAGCAAAGATACCGTTGAATTTCTCATAAGGGCAAAACGTGCTACCTATGCAGGCAAGGGCAGCGAGACAACGCCGTCAAGAACTGCTTCTCATGACCTTGTGTACAGGGAAGGGGATATGATGTACTACGACACATATCTCGGAGGTGAGTGTTTTGCAGGCGAGGAAGCGCTGTGGAAAGCCGGCGTACCCTTCTGGAGCATGAATTATATCGGCAGGGTCTTGAGCGATGATTTCAGCGGTGACTTTTTAAAGCAGGCTTTGCTGAATGTGCCGTCTGATATGCCTTACAGAGGACCGCAGAGTTTCTCTGAGGGAGATCACACATACTCGTGCGAAGTTACCGGTGATTTTGAGTGGTTTCAGGGCAAAGAGTTTATCTGCTATAAAAACGAAAAGATATATGAATGCGTCTTCCACGGCGGACTTATAAGATAG
- a CDS encoding nitrogenase component 1: protein MTEAFYITAEELAARGYEHLPTELDSGKHMIYSSPATLDFNSPGAKGFGVKRAGLVIPGSVMLLIAPGCCGRNTALLSDLGYDERFFYLLLDDTDIVTGRYVNKIPQACEELLAELDYTPSVIMLCCTCVDALLGTDMERVCRACFDRTGVKAAPAYMYALTREKKLPPMGLIRKSIYSLLEPQKRISNECNILGFFSALEDNNEIYSLLGSAGIKKIHEIGRCKTFEEYNELSRANFSIVLNSEARAAAQDMEQRLGIPFIELTRMYRLDKIQNQYRLLGQAIGAQLDDSEYYDKTKALIEDFKQKHGSLTFAVGESLNADSFELSLALTEYGFKVAEIYGTVGERNFVFVKKLAQLSPQTRIYSNLSPTMMNYVPAPEINAAIGADACYYHRDIAGVEFNGEAQPFGYRGVQILFEQLDKVLDEKGGQRA, encoded by the coding sequence ATGACTGAGGCTTTTTACATAACCGCAGAGGAGCTTGCAGCGAGAGGCTATGAACACCTCCCGACAGAGCTTGACTCGGGCAAGCATATGATATATTCTTCCCCGGCGACGCTTGATTTCAACTCTCCCGGTGCAAAGGGCTTCGGCGTAAAGCGTGCAGGGCTCGTTATACCGGGGTCTGTTATGCTGCTAATCGCCCCCGGCTGCTGCGGCAGAAACACTGCACTGCTCAGCGACCTCGGCTATGATGAGAGGTTTTTCTATCTGCTGCTCGATGACACGGATATAGTCACAGGCCGCTATGTGAACAAGATACCTCAGGCCTGCGAGGAGCTGCTTGCAGAGCTTGATTACACGCCCTCTGTGATAATGCTCTGCTGCACCTGCGTTGATGCGCTGCTGGGCACTGACATGGAGCGTGTCTGCCGTGCCTGCTTTGACAGAACAGGCGTAAAGGCAGCTCCGGCGTATATGTATGCGCTCACCCGTGAGAAAAAGCTGCCTCCTATGGGGCTTATAAGAAAGAGCATCTACTCGCTGCTTGAGCCGCAGAAAAGGATATCAAATGAATGTAATATCCTCGGCTTTTTCTCAGCACTTGAGGATAACAACGAGATATACTCACTGCTCGGCTCGGCGGGTATAAAGAAGATACACGAGATAGGCCGCTGTAAGACCTTCGAGGAATATAACGAGCTCTCCCGTGCAAATTTCAGTATCGTGCTCAATTCCGAGGCAAGGGCTGCCGCACAGGATATGGAGCAGAGGCTCGGTATACCGTTTATCGAGCTTACCCGAATGTACCGCCTTGACAAGATACAAAACCAGTACCGCCTGCTCGGCCAGGCGATAGGCGCACAGCTTGATGACAGCGAGTATTATGATAAAACCAAGGCTCTTATCGAGGACTTCAAGCAAAAGCACGGCAGCCTGACCTTTGCAGTGGGCGAGAGCCTTAATGCAGACAGCTTCGAGCTTTCGCTTGCGCTGACCGAATACGGCTTCAAGGTCGCTGAGATATACGGCACGGTGGGCGAAAGGAACTTCGTGTTCGTTAAAAAGCTCGCACAGCTCTCGCCGCAGACGAGGATATATTCAAACCTTTCGCCTACGATGATGAACTACGTTCCGGCACCTGAGATAAATGCAGCGATAGGCGCTGATGCCTGCTACTATCACAGGGATATCGCAGGCGTGGAATTCAACGGCGAAGCTCAGCCGTTCGGCTACCGTGGAGTCCAGATACTCTTTGAGCAGCTTGACAAGGTGCTTGATGAAAAAGGAGGGCAGCGTGCATGA
- a CDS encoding HypC/HybG/HupF family hydrogenase formation chaperone, which translates to MCVGLSAKVVSIKDDTALIEAGGAQRKISAGVLDDLEPGDYVMVHAGVAIAKITETDEEEAVDVLGDIL; encoded by the coding sequence ATGTGCGTAGGTTTATCAGCTAAGGTAGTAAGCATAAAGGACGACACCGCTCTTATCGAGGCAGGCGGTGCTCAGAGAAAGATAAGCGCAGGTGTGCTCGACGATCTCGAGCCCGGCGATTATGTAATGGTACACGCAGGTGTTGCGATAGCCAAGATAACAGAGACAGACGAAGAAGAAGCCGTGGACGTGCTGGGGGATATCTTATGA
- a CDS encoding nitrogenase component 1 — MSDRKDLDRPHYIKISDADIGGIFPSSLEYNPPARGMWNIVHTGMLVPGAHEIFACAQGCLRGVILTAAEMFELDRLSWISVSEEDMFDGTLESDIIDGVCEIIEKLGHRPPVVLLYLSCIHLFAGVDFDVIINELGSRYKDIFFVDCYMTPTMRTTVSPVMKMSAQVYGALKPLPLNEKSVAIVGNDRATDEDSELVRIIRQNGFKLYDICNCRSFDEYLQMAEAAVNISYIPTGVLAGEELSQRFGSKHLHLTVSYDFDTIEENYRTLCDTLGIELPDFTDEKAAAEKALENAKMIIGDTPVAVDYTAVTRPFELAKLLCEHGFDVRYIVADSAGAEAEAFEWLKENRPELLIYSPVNVNMLEMPDEEHEHILAVGQKAAYYFATDNFVNMIVGGGYYGFSGIKKIADLMVDAHLNKKDRAEYLKLKGMGCASCL; from the coding sequence ATGAGTGATAGAAAAGACCTTGACAGGCCGCATTATATAAAGATATCTGATGCGGATATAGGCGGGATATTCCCGTCATCGCTTGAATACAATCCCCCGGCAAGGGGTATGTGGAACATCGTACACACAGGTATGTTAGTGCCCGGGGCACATGAGATATTCGCCTGCGCACAGGGGTGTCTCAGGGGCGTTATACTCACCGCCGCCGAGATGTTCGAGCTTGACAGGCTCAGCTGGATATCCGTGAGCGAGGAGGATATGTTTGACGGCACACTGGAAAGCGATATAATAGACGGTGTCTGCGAGATAATCGAAAAACTCGGCCACCGCCCTCCTGTAGTGCTTTTGTATCTGAGCTGCATACACCTTTTTGCAGGCGTTGATTTTGATGTGATAATAAACGAGCTCGGTTCAAGGTATAAGGATATATTCTTTGTTGACTGCTACATGACACCCACGATGCGCACCACTGTGTCGCCTGTCATGAAGATGAGCGCACAGGTTTACGGCGCACTTAAGCCCCTGCCGCTAAATGAAAAGAGCGTGGCAATAGTCGGCAACGACCGTGCGACAGACGAAGACTCAGAGCTTGTAAGGATAATAAGACAAAACGGCTTTAAGCTGTATGACATATGCAATTGCAGGAGCTTTGATGAATATCTGCAAATGGCTGAGGCAGCTGTCAACATAAGCTATATCCCGACAGGCGTGCTTGCAGGCGAGGAGCTCTCACAGCGCTTTGGCTCAAAGCATCTTCACCTGACAGTGAGCTATGACTTTGACACGATAGAGGAAAACTACCGCACGCTTTGCGACACCCTCGGTATAGAGCTGCCTGACTTTACCGATGAAAAGGCCGCAGCAGAGAAAGCACTCGAAAACGCAAAAATGATAATAGGCGACACGCCTGTAGCTGTAGACTACACAGCTGTGACAAGGCCGTTTGAGCTTGCTAAGCTGCTGTGTGAGCACGGATTTGATGTAAGATACATCGTTGCAGACTCGGCAGGCGCTGAGGCTGAGGCGTTTGAGTGGTTGAAGGAAAACCGCCCGGAGCTGCTTATATATTCGCCGGTGAATGTGAATATGCTCGAAATGCCCGACGAGGAGCATGAGCATATCCTCGCAGTAGGGCAGAAGGCAGCATATTACTTTGCGACCGACAACTTTGTGAACATGATAGTCGGCGGAGGTTACTACGGCTTCTCAGGTATAAAGAAGATAGCCGACCTCATGGTCGATGCTCACCTGAACAAAAAGGACAGGGCAGAGTATCTCAAACTCAAAGGCATGGGCTGCGCAAGCTGCCTTTGA
- a CDS encoding nitrogenase iron protein NifH codes for MIKLAIYGKGGIGKSTCTANLSAALASLGKRVIQIGCDPKADSTINLLHGDPVLPVMDYMRRYDEEPERIEQISKTGYGGVLCIETGGPTPGLGCAGRGIITTFSLLEQLELFERYKPDAVLYDVLGDVVCGGFAAPIREGYAEQVLIVTSGEKMALYAANNIWSAVKNFEDRSYAKVRGVILNRRNVLDEEEKVRAFAYKAGIEITADIPRSDDITRYEDMGITAVEGDPECEISKRFIALAKTLIDEDEKND; via the coding sequence ATGATAAAGCTCGCAATTTACGGAAAAGGCGGTATAGGCAAATCGACCTGCACTGCAAACCTTTCGGCAGCGCTTGCCTCTCTTGGCAAGCGTGTGATACAAATAGGCTGCGACCCTAAGGCAGATTCTACGATAAATCTGCTGCACGGCGACCCGGTGCTCCCGGTCATGGACTATATGCGCAGGTATGACGAGGAGCCTGAGAGGATAGAGCAGATATCAAAGACCGGCTACGGCGGCGTGCTCTGCATAGAAACAGGCGGCCCGACCCCCGGCCTTGGCTGCGCCGGGCGTGGAATAATCACGACATTCAGCCTGCTCGAACAGCTTGAACTTTTTGAGAGATACAAGCCCGATGCCGTGCTCTACGATGTGCTCGGAGACGTGGTCTGCGGCGGCTTTGCTGCCCCTATAAGAGAGGGCTATGCTGAGCAGGTGCTCATAGTTACTTCAGGCGAGAAAATGGCTCTTTATGCTGCCAACAACATCTGGAGCGCCGTTAAGAACTTTGAAGACAGGAGCTACGCCAAGGTGCGTGGTGTTATACTCAACAGGCGAAATGTGCTCGACGAGGAAGAAAAGGTGCGTGCTTTTGCATACAAGGCAGGCATAGAGATAACCGCAGATATCCCACGCTCTGATGACATAACAAGATATGAGGACATGGGTATAACGGCAGTTGAGGGCGACCCTGAGTGCGAGATATCAAAGCGCTTTATCGCCCTTGCAAAGACGCTGATTGATGAGGATGAGAAAAATGACTGA
- a CDS encoding nitrogenase component 1: protein MKNVSKIIPCYAADTSGVCSALYELGGLTVVHDASGCNSTYSTHDEPRWTKMKSNIFISAMTELDAIMGNDEKLIADTVSSAHDKNPAFIALCGSPMPMMTGVDFDALALEVESRSGIKTIPLHTNGTRSYIEGASEALCEVVRAYAEPGERIENGVNVLGLTPLDLPLGSDAAIKKWLLENDFEPVCTLAMGATLDDVKKMPRAAVSLVVSYSGFAAAQYLKDTYGIPIVCGVPLGSEFPFDLAGAMFWAIEHNEDYLYSSMHQSGGDTVIIGESIFASSLACAIESDRRGHATVISTLPTDSRLLAEGDVMLTAEEDIEAFLRDYKPVCVIADPLYKYITPYSAKFVNLPHFAFSGRCYEKHMTNVIDRRLQEILK, encoded by the coding sequence TTGAAAAATGTTTCTAAGATAATACCCTGCTATGCGGCAGACACCTCGGGTGTGTGCTCTGCTCTGTACGAGCTTGGCGGACTGACTGTCGTGCATGATGCATCGGGCTGCAACTCGACCTATTCTACCCACGACGAGCCGAGGTGGACAAAGATGAAGAGCAACATCTTCATATCCGCCATGACAGAGCTCGATGCGATAATGGGCAACGACGAAAAGCTCATAGCAGACACCGTTAGCTCAGCGCACGACAAGAATCCTGCGTTCATAGCGCTGTGCGGCTCGCCTATGCCTATGATGACAGGCGTTGACTTTGATGCTTTAGCACTTGAAGTCGAGAGCCGCAGCGGCATAAAGACGATACCCCTGCACACCAACGGTACACGCTCGTACATCGAGGGTGCATCTGAGGCGCTTTGCGAGGTGGTAAGGGCATATGCTGAACCGGGCGAGAGGATAGAGAACGGCGTGAATGTGCTCGGCCTTACACCGCTTGACCTGCCGCTCGGGTCTGATGCTGCGATAAAGAAATGGCTTTTGGAAAATGACTTTGAGCCTGTGTGTACGCTTGCTATGGGTGCGACACTTGATGATGTGAAGAAAATGCCCCGAGCAGCAGTCAGTCTTGTGGTGTCATACTCAGGCTTTGCGGCGGCGCAGTATCTAAAGGACACCTACGGCATACCGATAGTGTGCGGCGTGCCGCTCGGCAGCGAATTCCCGTTTGACCTTGCAGGCGCTATGTTCTGGGCGATAGAGCACAACGAGGATTATTTATACAGCTCGATGCATCAGAGCGGAGGAGACACGGTGATAATAGGCGAGAGCATCTTTGCATCTTCTCTTGCCTGCGCTATCGAATCCGACAGGAGAGGCCATGCGACTGTGATATCCACGCTTCCGACCGACAGCAGGCTTCTTGCCGAGGGCGATGTGATGCTCACTGCCGAGGAGGATATCGAAGCCTTCCTGCGGGATTACAAGCCGGTCTGCGTGATAGCAGACCCGCTGTATAAGTACATCACACCATACAGTGCTAAGTTTGTGAACCTGCCGCATTTTGCATTCTCGGGCAGGTGCTATGAAAAGCATATGACTAACGTTATTGACAGACGATTACAGGAGATACTGAAATGA
- the hypD gene encoding hydrogenase formation protein HypD: MNEQMMKARDIITGYKGRPLRIMEVCGTHTHEIFRLGIRKLVPENVDIISGPGCPVCVTAVGFIDEAIWLALEKGCMICTFGDLIKVPGTKMSLAGARAQGADVRPVYSPLDAVELAKTNPDKQVVFLAVGFETTTPSACLAAKTAKEQGLDNFSLLTANKTMPNAYNALVGSADAFIYPGHVNAITGNSACIKLCEEKGVSGVVAGFTASELMTALAVAIKLLEKGEPFFKNCYPRVVKDEGNPAAIRLMEEVMEPCDSEWRGLGVIPMSGMKLKSEYADFDARIKHSMPEIKGKPNPACRCGDVLQGKCKPSDCKVFGKVCTPLHPVGACMVSDEGACSAYYQYSGLV; this comes from the coding sequence ATGAACGAACAGATGATGAAAGCCCGTGACATAATAACAGGCTACAAGGGCAGACCGCTCCGTATAATGGAGGTCTGCGGAACTCACACACATGAGATATTCAGGCTCGGTATAAGAAAGCTCGTGCCGGAGAATGTCGATATCATATCAGGCCCCGGCTGCCCTGTCTGCGTGACGGCGGTGGGATTTATAGACGAGGCGATATGGCTCGCACTTGAAAAGGGCTGTATGATATGCACCTTCGGCGACCTGATAAAGGTGCCGGGAACGAAGATGTCTCTTGCAGGCGCAAGGGCGCAGGGAGCAGATGTACGCCCGGTGTATTCTCCGCTCGATGCGGTTGAGCTTGCAAAGACTAACCCCGACAAGCAGGTGGTCTTTCTGGCGGTAGGCTTTGAGACTACCACGCCTTCTGCCTGCCTTGCAGCAAAGACTGCAAAGGAGCAGGGGCTTGACAATTTTTCGCTCCTGACTGCCAACAAGACGATGCCCAATGCATACAACGCCCTTGTCGGAAGTGCTGATGCATTCATCTACCCCGGCCATGTTAACGCTATTACAGGCAACTCTGCCTGCATAAAGCTCTGCGAGGAAAAGGGCGTGTCAGGCGTTGTTGCAGGCTTTACGGCAAGCGAGCTTATGACGGCTCTTGCAGTGGCTATAAAGCTGCTGGAGAAGGGCGAGCCTTTCTTTAAAAACTGCTATCCCCGTGTCGTAAAGGACGAGGGCAACCCTGCCGCCATACGCCTTATGGAGGAGGTCATGGAGCCCTGCGACAGCGAGTGGCGTGGCCTGGGCGTAATACCTATGTCGGGCATGAAGCTGAAAAGCGAGTATGCTGACTTTGACGCAAGGATAAAGCATTCGATGCCCGAGATAAAGGGCAAGCCAAACCCTGCCTGCCGCTGCGGCGATGTGCTCCAGGGCAAGTGCAAGCCGAGTGACTGCAAGGTGTTCGGCAAGGTATGTACACCTCTCCACCCGGTAGGTGCGTGCATGGTGTCCGACGAGGGTGCCTGCTCGGCTTATTATCAGTATTCGGGGCTGGTGTGA
- a CDS encoding nitrogenase component 1, whose protein sequence is MKRLLKHISPLAPDDSGACSVLYEMGGITVICDAGGCAGNVCGFDEPRWFEKRSALFSAGLRDMDAILGRDDLLVKKLALICEQVDAKFTAIVGTPVPAVIATDLKALERMSEKKTSLPCIALKTDGTRLYDYGEEMAYYRLFEKFAADKLPVKKGKTGVIGATPLNTGYTDSKAIKAALSGSCDAVVCFGMDSGLDEVIKASECEKLLVIAPSGIKAAKLLNERFGTPFEVGYPCVEDIPDINGGRVLVIHQQFYANALRRKLRKQGCEVTAASFFTMLDEYKEPSDIHLADEDDLTELITGGSFDTVIADGRFERLLGGFEGRFIPLPHFAVSGKLL, encoded by the coding sequence ATGAAAAGGCTTTTAAAACACATATCGCCCCTTGCGCCTGATGATTCGGGTGCCTGCTCGGTGCTCTATGAAATGGGCGGCATAACCGTAATATGTGATGCCGGCGGCTGTGCAGGAAATGTCTGCGGCTTTGACGAGCCGAGGTGGTTTGAAAAGCGCTCGGCGCTCTTTTCGGCAGGGCTGCGTGATATGGACGCTATTTTGGGCAGAGACGACCTGCTTGTTAAAAAGCTCGCACTTATCTGCGAGCAGGTCGATGCTAAGTTTACTGCTATCGTCGGCACACCTGTGCCTGCGGTGATAGCCACCGACCTCAAAGCGCTTGAACGCATGAGCGAGAAAAAGACATCGCTCCCATGCATAGCGCTTAAGACAGACGGCACAAGGCTTTATGACTACGGCGAGGAAATGGCTTATTACAGGCTGTTTGAAAAGTTTGCTGCCGATAAGCTGCCTGTTAAAAAAGGCAAGACGGGTGTCATAGGTGCGACCCCTCTAAACACAGGCTACACTGACAGCAAGGCTATAAAAGCCGCACTCTCGGGCAGCTGTGACGCGGTGGTGTGCTTTGGCATGGATTCGGGGCTTGATGAAGTGATAAAGGCAAGCGAGTGCGAGAAGCTGCTCGTTATCGCCCCGTCGGGTATCAAGGCTGCAAAGCTGCTCAATGAGCGCTTTGGCACACCGTTTGAGGTGGGTTATCCCTGCGTGGAGGATATCCCGGATATAAACGGCGGCCGTGTGCTTGTGATTCACCAGCAGTTTTACGCAAATGCTCTGCGCCGGAAGCTGAGAAAACAGGGCTGCGAGGTGACGGCTGCGAGCTTCTTTACGATGCTCGATGAATACAAGGAACCAAGCGATATACACCTTGCCGACGAAGACGATCTGACAGAGCTTATTACCGGCGGCAGTTTTGATACTGTAATTGCTGACGGACGTTTTGAGCGTCTGCTCGGCGGCTTTGAGGGAAGGTTTATCCCCCTGCCGCATTTTGCAGTCAGCGGTAAGCTCTTATAA
- the hypE gene encoding hydrogenase expression/formation protein HypE — MSENTVTLAHGAGGRQTSELIEKVFKAHFSNPEFTADDAAVLPKIDGRLGFTTDGFIVSPWKFNGGNIGKLSICGTVNDLSCMGAKPKYMTCAFVIEEGFSLDALEEIAAAMEKTAAEVGVKIVAGDTKVAGKGQVDGVFITTTGMGEIIEGADTSGKYAKPGDAIIVTGDVGRHGCTILLARDTYGIESDVDSDCAPLWGTVEDMLSVTKDIHVIRDATRGGVGTVLYEIAEQSDVGISLDQTAIPVDERVKGVCGLLGLEPLYLACEGRLVIFAPADKAQAIVDKLHEGKYSKNAAIIGRVTEENKGRVILETEIGTQTILPQPKGELLPRIC; from the coding sequence ATGAGTGAAAATACAGTTACCCTTGCGCACGGCGCAGGCGGCAGACAGACAAGCGAGCTGATAGAAAAGGTGTTCAAGGCACACTTTTCAAACCCTGAGTTCACAGCAGACGATGCTGCTGTGCTGCCTAAGATAGACGGCAGGCTCGGCTTTACGACTGACGGATTTATCGTCTCGCCCTGGAAGTTCAACGGCGGAAATATAGGCAAGCTCTCTATCTGTGGCACAGTAAACGACCTTTCATGCATGGGGGCTAAGCCTAAGTATATGACCTGTGCATTCGTTATTGAGGAGGGCTTCTCTCTCGATGCGCTTGAGGAGATAGCTGCTGCTATGGAAAAGACAGCCGCTGAGGTCGGTGTCAAGATAGTTGCAGGCGACACAAAGGTCGCAGGCAAGGGTCAGGTGGACGGTGTGTTCATAACCACTACCGGCATGGGCGAGATAATCGAGGGCGCTGACACCTCGGGCAAGTATGCCAAGCCCGGCGATGCCATAATCGTTACCGGCGATGTGGGCAGACACGGCTGCACTATCCTGCTTGCAAGAGACACCTACGGCATCGAGAGCGATGTTGACAGCGACTGCGCACCGCTCTGGGGCACAGTCGAGGATATGCTCTCCGTAACAAAGGACATACACGTTATCCGTGACGCTACAAGAGGCGGTGTCGGCACTGTGCTCTACGAGATAGCTGAGCAGAGCGACGTTGGCATAAGCCTTGACCAGACAGCCATACCTGTTGATGAGAGGGTAAAGGGCGTGTGCGGCCTGCTGGGTCTTGAACCGCTCTATCTTGCCTGCGAGGGCAGACTGGTCATCTTCGCACCGGCTGACAAGGCTCAGGCGATAGTTGACAAGCTGCACGAGGGCAAGTATTCAAAGAATGCCGCTATCATCGGCAGAGTTACCGAGGAGAACAAGGGCAGAGTTATCCTTGAAACAGAGATAGGCACACAGACTATCCTCCCTCAGCCCAAGGGTGAGCTGCTCCCGAGGATCTGCTGA